In Haliotis asinina isolate JCU_RB_2024 chromosome 16, JCU_Hal_asi_v2, whole genome shotgun sequence, the following are encoded in one genomic region:
- the LOC137268001 gene encoding uncharacterized transporter slc-17.2-like isoform X2, which yields MVESGRAGLSMAIVCMANDTDSSVNDTANSSSKFTEHAEFYWSKTEQSGMLSAYFYGYMVIQIPGGWLAGRYGGKNVMFIGMLIGSIASLLLPIGARTTKYLVYVLRALLGISQGVYLFSMHTMWGKWAPPLERTKLLAVAYAGPKIGSIAVFAMSGYLCKYGFDNGWASMFYLTGGITMVWCGVWYYTVASTPSQHRRISQVEKDHIIRSIGEKENNYKTPWWAMMSSPATWACVIGHVCFNWTAYTLTTNTPLFLKEVLNFDITENGLLSSMTFASQAVSAVLTGQVADYFRSRKYLSTSATRRLFQSIAFLGAGACLIGTGFVNAEHRYVAIALLTIAMWFMGLSTAGYLVNFVDFAPRHAGILVGISNTIASLPGMVAPLLAGVMTPHKTQEEWRNVFYVCGGFCVLGTLVFGTQARGELQPWAVEQVVIEVGEEHGVPMLEKVTDFKDVISPNNQKPADILSNTIQVNIPEKKQMS from the exons ATGGTGGAATCCGGCAGGGCCGGTCTCAGCATGGCGATCGTGTGCATGGCCAACGACACCGACAGCAGCGTCAACGACACAGCAAACAGTTCATCCAAATTTACTGAG CATGCTGAGTTTTACTGGTCCAAAACGGAACAATCTGGAATGCTCAGCGCCTATTTCTATGGTTACATGGTCATACAAATCCCCGGGGGCTGGTTGGCCGGAAGATATGGCGGGAAAAACGTCATGTTTATCGGAATGCTGATTGGGTCGATCGCATCTCTGCTTCTACCCATCGGAGCCCGGACTACAAAATATCTTGTATACGTCCTACGGGCACTTCTCGGCATTTCACAG GGAGTGTACTTGTTCTCCATGCACACAATGTGGGGCAAATGGGCGCCGCCGTTAGAGAGGACAAAACTACTGGCTGTTGCCTATGCAG GTCCTAAGATCGGGAGTATTGCTGTGTTCGCCATGTCGGGGTATCTGTGCAAGTACGGTTTCGACAATGGATGGGCTTCAATGTTTTATTTAACAG GTGGTATTACGATGGTATGGTGTGGGGTGTGGTACTACACCGTGGCCAGCACCCCGTCTCAACATCGCCGGATCTCACAGGTAGAAAAGGACCACATTATACGGAGCATTGGAGAGAAAGAGAAC AATTACAAGACCCCATGGTGGGCCATGATGTCGTCTCCGGCCACGTGGGCATGTGTAATTGGACACGTGTGTTTTAACTGGACAGCATACACATTAACCACAAACACACCTTTATTTCTTAAAGAAGTACTGAACTTTGATATAACTGAG AACGGCCTTCTGTCCTCTATGACCTTTGCCAGCCAGGCCGTTTCCGCAGTGTTGACAGGTCAGGTGGCCGACTACTTCCGGTCAAGAAAATATCTCAGCACCTCGGCCACTCGGAGGCTATTCCAAAGTATTG CGTTCCTTGGAGCAGGTGCGTGTCTGATAGGGACGGGATTCGTAAATGCAGAACACCGCTACGTCGCCATAGCTCTGCTCACAATAGCCATGTGGTTTATGGGCCTGTCCACGGCAGGCTACCTCGTCAACTTTGTCGATTTCGCTCCAAG acatgctggaATACTCGTCGGTATTTCAAACACAATCGCCTCATTGCCAGGAATGGTGGCACCGCTTCTTGCAGGTGTCATGACTCCTCAT AAAACCCAGGAGGAATGGCGGAACGTCTTCTACGTGTGTGGGGGGTTCTGTGTCCTGGGAACTCTGGTGTTTGGCACCCAGGCCCGGGGGGAGCTGCAGCCCTGGGCCGTGGAGCAGGTGGTAATAGAAGTAGGGGAGGAGCATGGGGTGCCTATGTTGGAAAAAGTCACTGATTTCAAAGACGTAATTTCACCAAACAATCAGAAACCTGCGGACATTTTGAGTAACACTATACAAGTCAACATTCCAGAAAAAAAACAGATGTCTTAG
- the LOC137268001 gene encoding uncharacterized transporter slc-17.2-like isoform X1: protein MICGKGMDVPHTGQIRSTTSETEEEEDRARQQGCSACPQRWLLALVGCFGGIMVESGRAGLSMAIVCMANDTDSSVNDTANSSSKFTEHAEFYWSKTEQSGMLSAYFYGYMVIQIPGGWLAGRYGGKNVMFIGMLIGSIASLLLPIGARTTKYLVYVLRALLGISQGVYLFSMHTMWGKWAPPLERTKLLAVAYAGPKIGSIAVFAMSGYLCKYGFDNGWASMFYLTGGITMVWCGVWYYTVASTPSQHRRISQVEKDHIIRSIGEKENNYKTPWWAMMSSPATWACVIGHVCFNWTAYTLTTNTPLFLKEVLNFDITENGLLSSMTFASQAVSAVLTGQVADYFRSRKYLSTSATRRLFQSIAFLGAGACLIGTGFVNAEHRYVAIALLTIAMWFMGLSTAGYLVNFVDFAPRHAGILVGISNTIASLPGMVAPLLAGVMTPHKTQEEWRNVFYVCGGFCVLGTLVFGTQARGELQPWAVEQVVIEVGEEHGVPMLEKVTDFKDVISPNNQKPADILSNTIQVNIPEKKQMS, encoded by the exons ATGATCTGTGGTAAAGGTATGGATGTTCCCCATACTGGCCAGATCAGGTCAACCACATCAGAGacggaggaggaggaggacagGGCTAGGCAGCAAG GATGCAGTGCCTGTCCTCAAAGATGGCTGCTGGCACTCGTGGGATGTTTCGGCGGAATCATGGTGGAATCCGGCAGGGCCGGTCTCAGCATGGCGATCGTGTGCATGGCCAACGACACCGACAGCAGCGTCAACGACACAGCAAACAGTTCATCCAAATTTACTGAG CATGCTGAGTTTTACTGGTCCAAAACGGAACAATCTGGAATGCTCAGCGCCTATTTCTATGGTTACATGGTCATACAAATCCCCGGGGGCTGGTTGGCCGGAAGATATGGCGGGAAAAACGTCATGTTTATCGGAATGCTGATTGGGTCGATCGCATCTCTGCTTCTACCCATCGGAGCCCGGACTACAAAATATCTTGTATACGTCCTACGGGCACTTCTCGGCATTTCACAG GGAGTGTACTTGTTCTCCATGCACACAATGTGGGGCAAATGGGCGCCGCCGTTAGAGAGGACAAAACTACTGGCTGTTGCCTATGCAG GTCCTAAGATCGGGAGTATTGCTGTGTTCGCCATGTCGGGGTATCTGTGCAAGTACGGTTTCGACAATGGATGGGCTTCAATGTTTTATTTAACAG GTGGTATTACGATGGTATGGTGTGGGGTGTGGTACTACACCGTGGCCAGCACCCCGTCTCAACATCGCCGGATCTCACAGGTAGAAAAGGACCACATTATACGGAGCATTGGAGAGAAAGAGAAC AATTACAAGACCCCATGGTGGGCCATGATGTCGTCTCCGGCCACGTGGGCATGTGTAATTGGACACGTGTGTTTTAACTGGACAGCATACACATTAACCACAAACACACCTTTATTTCTTAAAGAAGTACTGAACTTTGATATAACTGAG AACGGCCTTCTGTCCTCTATGACCTTTGCCAGCCAGGCCGTTTCCGCAGTGTTGACAGGTCAGGTGGCCGACTACTTCCGGTCAAGAAAATATCTCAGCACCTCGGCCACTCGGAGGCTATTCCAAAGTATTG CGTTCCTTGGAGCAGGTGCGTGTCTGATAGGGACGGGATTCGTAAATGCAGAACACCGCTACGTCGCCATAGCTCTGCTCACAATAGCCATGTGGTTTATGGGCCTGTCCACGGCAGGCTACCTCGTCAACTTTGTCGATTTCGCTCCAAG acatgctggaATACTCGTCGGTATTTCAAACACAATCGCCTCATTGCCAGGAATGGTGGCACCGCTTCTTGCAGGTGTCATGACTCCTCAT AAAACCCAGGAGGAATGGCGGAACGTCTTCTACGTGTGTGGGGGGTTCTGTGTCCTGGGAACTCTGGTGTTTGGCACCCAGGCCCGGGGGGAGCTGCAGCCCTGGGCCGTGGAGCAGGTGGTAATAGAAGTAGGGGAGGAGCATGGGGTGCCTATGTTGGAAAAAGTCACTGATTTCAAAGACGTAATTTCACCAAACAATCAGAAACCTGCGGACATTTTGAGTAACACTATACAAGTCAACATTCCAGAAAAAAAACAGATGTCTTAG
- the LOC137267817 gene encoding uncharacterized protein has protein sequence MITKSHTVSHHTYADDTQLLKAFHLLDLSTSLHCLAKCTQDIKCWMTTNMLKLNDTKTAAVLVGTKQQLNKVKTDFLKVADADIKFSDVVKDLGVYIDSSLTLDSHVNHLSRICYFHLKSIGNIRQYLTTAATDALVRALVTSRLDSCNSILSGLSSTLLETLQKIQNTSARIIS, from the coding sequence ATGATTACTAAAAGCCACACAGTTTCTCACCACACCTATGCTGATGACACTCAGCTCCTGAAAGCCTTCCATCTGTTAGATCTCTCCACATCTCTTCACTGCTTAGCTAAATGTACACAGGACATCAAGTGCTGGATGACTACAAATATGCTTAAACTCAATGACACTAAAACAGCAGCAGTTCTCGTTGGTACAAAGCAACAACTCAACAAAGTCAAAACCGATTTCCTTAAAGTTGCAGATGCAGACATTAAGTTCTCTGATGTTGTTAAGGACTTGGGTGTCTACATTGACTCTTCTTTGACTCTGGATTCTCATGTTAATCATTTGAGCAGGATCTGCTACTTTCACCTGAAATCCATTGGTAATATCCGGCAATACCTAACAACTGCTGCAACTGATGCCCTTGTTCGAGCTCTCGTTACATCAAGGCTTGATTCCTGCAATAGCATCCTTTCAGGCCTCAGTTCTACACTCCTCGAGACACTTCAAAAGATACAAAACACTTCTGCCCGCATCATCAGCTAG